In Brachypodium distachyon strain Bd21 chromosome 5, Brachypodium_distachyon_v3.0, whole genome shotgun sequence, the genomic window AAAACTTCACTCGACAGATCCATCCACATGGACTTTAAAACTTGTTGCAGTTAATTTTCCTATATGTATGCTTGTTTATTGTTTTGATGAGAAAGCTTGTGGTTCCTTTGATAGTTAATGTATCTCAAGTTCTCAACTACGACGAACCCATGACCTAGGGCGGTTACACCATTCAAGGTACCTGGCGTTGGATGTCTCGTGGAGATTAGAATTTTACGATAAACGTTTTTTTAGAGGGTTTTACGATAAATGTTTCATGAGAGTGCTTTTCTGAGTCTGTCAGTCAGAACTGTCATATGGATAAGATAATACTAATAGTCAGACAGCAATTTTGAGACACAGTTACCTGTTACCAGTACTGCTGCCATTCTAGGGCTTAAAGTCAGAGGGGCGGCAGGAGCTCAGTTAGTAATTACTCTCCCGAGGAATTTTGTAAAGCACATTACATGCTTTTAAAAAATCGCATATTCACACATACAAGTGACGTTTTGATTGGTCAATTTCTTCTACGTTTCGGGTTTGATTGTACTTGTGGAATATTTTTTCCAGGGCTTACATTCCCACGCCAGGTTTGTAGTTACTCAAAATCAGAGGGAACCATAATGCCAAATCACTgtcgtttttgttttgagcTGAGTCAAGTTGGTGGTGCATCGTTATCTCGTGGATCGGAACATTCtcagaacaaaacaaacatgGCACGACCGATTTCAGGAAACCGGCCTTTTTTCCTCACATACATCTTAAAACCATGGGGGCCCCGGCCCTAAGTTAGGCAGCTTTGTTTCGGTGAGAAATGTACGCTTGGTGTTGGGGAAAAGAAGCCGTTCAACGAACAATAAGCAATCAAGAGGCCGTGACCTTGCGGCGATTTCAAAGTTTGGTTCAACTGATCGCCATTTTTTGTTGCGCGGTCCTTTCCGCTCTGCCTATACAATCTCAGACGTATAAATTTCAACACCAAATAATGAGGAACAGCAGGAAGCATGGGTGGGGCCTTTCTTGTTACaaattagtactccgtagGACCGAACACGCTGGTTGTGTTGCGTTGATTTTGTTCAGATTTAGGTTTGGAGTGAAGTGGAGATAGGGCTCAGATATGTACGCGGACACTTGCCACTCCATTCCATGTGTGCGCCTATCTATCCGGAACCTGGGATTTGCTCTGATCCATCTAGTCTAACTTGCCCCATGCCGCCTAGGGCATCACTTCACCTCACACATCCCTCTCATGAAATCCCTCTCGTCTGCGGCACTCCCAGCTTCTCTTTGTGAGGTTCTTGTCTTGTACGCTGACCGGAGAAGCCTCGCCGAAGCAGACACCCCAAGTCCCTTTCCACATACCCTGCCCGCCATACCCGCATGTTTTTGCGGCCAGGAGATTTCGAATTTTCGATTTCCATTGGTGAAAATGAAATCAATCCTGCACGGAGAAGCGCTCAAACGAGGCAGCAAATGGTATCATTTTTAGGTGAGCAGTCGCTGTGGTTGTGACTTGGCGAGGCAGCAGTTTTGTGCGTCGACAGCAGGTGACATTTTGGCGAGACCGTCACGCACCGCCGTCGTCAAGAACCTATGTACGGGCCGAACGGCACGTCTGTTTGGTCCCCTGCTCCAAATCTAAGCGGCAGTGCTTACCAACACTGCTGTTGGCATGTAATTATGCTTTAATTTGGTATGAAGCAAAGGAAGTAGTAGGTCCTAATCATTGTCATCCATAATGGTCTTTATCATTTCAGATTTCAGTGTCGAAAACCGGAATCATGCGTTGCTTCTCTACAGTACTAGAGCACCACTTGGTCACATCTAATGTCATTTACCTAAACGACTCTCTTGTCCTACTTAAAACAAAGTCAGTAAAACATAGCAAAGGGTTTAAGAAACCCTAAAAAGGGTTTAAGAAACTCAGTAATCTCATGCCAAAATGTTCATTTTGTATAACATTGACAGAAGTTGATGTTGATGAATGTCACTATGGGCTGTCTAGCATGGCATTTAGGGTGTCATGCTTTTCTAATAGTCTGGTTATGTGTATCCTCCATGTATCAAACACTCCTGATATTATGTTGTTACTGAAGCTTGTGTTTTATATCAGcttgtatctagacactttttaggaatagataaattcatttttgggcacatttgagacaagaattatggagcggagggagtatcttttattaaaaaaaagtcatgttctataagaaatgaaaaatggGAGAGGCTACTCATAGCTGTAAGATCAAGATGTTCTAATCACTTTTGCACCCGAGTAAATTCTGAAGTCTGATTTAAGCGGTTGGTGACTTAAAAATAGCTACTATTTCATAAATGGAGAATCAAACTATTACTCTCAATAGCAAAATAATATAATTGACGTATCTATAAACGGAGAATTAAACTAATTAAAGCACTACTCGGAATAGCAGCAGGAGTAACGTATGATCTTGCACCCAGAATGATCATCGAGTAGTACAAAAGCGCTCCCACACCTGCCATGCCCGCCAGTTCACCACTGCCGTGCGCGCTCTCGCCGTGCGCTCCCCACGTCTCACCAAACCGTCACAAAAGTCCGCCTTCGCCCCAAAACCACCACGTCCCCTGCCGTGCCGTGCCCCTCTATAAACCCCTCCCCGGCCCACAAAAACTCCCAAAGCCAGGCAAAAGAGGCAACCGCTGCCCCAGACGCAAACTGCTGCCTGCCCCCATCCACGAGGTCCGCGCGCTTGCTCGCTCTCGcatggccgcgccgccggcgacgacgacaagccacggccggcgcgcgcgggcggagatgtgcgcggcggccgtggtgtcggccgcggaggcggcgtcgtGGTGGTGCGCCGTGGCGCTCGTGGCGCTCGTGCTGCTGGGCGCGCTCCGGGCGGACtacgatgccgatgccgatggcgGCGAGGCGGTCTACTTCCGGGGCGCGCGGctgggcggcgggcggcggccgtgcgAGGAAGTGTACGTGGTCGGGGAAGGCGAGACGCTGCACAGCATCAGCGACAAGTGCGGGGACCCGTTCATCGTGGAGCGGAACCCGCACGTGCATGACCCCGACGACGTCTTCCcggggctcgtcctcgctctCAGGCCCACAAAGAACACCTGATTATTAGCTTTCTGCCGCCGGCAATTTGGCGTTGCGTGCAAGCGCCGGCGGGGATGAGCAACGCACTCGAAGAGTTCCTGTTTGCTACTTTGCTAGCTCCCTTCTTCTTAAGcttccttttgtttgtttgcaaCTACTCATCTTGATAAGTTTCTTCCCAAGAGGGGAAGGGATATAGTAAGTGTATATATTATAAAAGAGAACTGAAGAAAGCATACATAGTTGAAGCTTGAATGGGCCGGATCTAGCTTGCTTTATATTCTTGTGTTGATCGAACTCTAACTTCTTTAATGTTGAGTTATCACTTCTTGGTGTGGTATTTCTTTTCGTTTGACAGGATCCTTCACGTGCTAGCTAAGTTCATCGACATATGTTTTTAATATTAGAACAGTTAGTTCAAATGTTTAGGAaattgtcttttttcttttgaaacgGAATGTTTAGGAAATTGTAGG contains:
- the LOC100838759 gene encoding uncharacterized protein LOC100838759, which codes for MPASSPLPCALSPCAPHVSPNRHKSPPSPQNHHVPCRAVPLYKPLPGPQKLPKPGKRGNRCPRRKLLPAPIHEVRALARSRMAAPPATTTSHGRRARAEMCAAAVVSAAEAASWWCAVALVALVLLGALRADYDADADGGEAVYFRGARLGGGRRPCEEVYVVGEGETLHSISDKCGDPFIVERNPHVHDPDDVFPGLVLALRPTKNT